One stretch of Miscanthus floridulus cultivar M001 chromosome 18, ASM1932011v1, whole genome shotgun sequence DNA includes these proteins:
- the LOC136522290 gene encoding early nodulin-93-like → MSTTTSLDQKLALAKRCSREATLAGFKAAAVATVASAVPTLASVRMLPWAKANINPTGQALIISTVAGMAYFIAADKKILSLARRHSFENAPEHLKNTSFQGTGRPHPAFFRP, encoded by the exons ATGTCGACGACGACGTCCCTCGACCAGAAGCTTGCCCTCGCCAAGCGCTGCTCCCGAG AGGCGACCCTGGCAGGGTTCAAGGCAGCAGCTGTCGCAACTGTCGCCTCTGCAGTTCCCACC CTGGCGAGTGTAAGGATGCTGCCCTGGGCGAAGGCCAACATCAACCCCACCGGCCAGGCTCTCATCATCTCCACAG TTGCTGGCATGGCCTACTTCATCGCCGCCGACAAGAAGATCCTCTCGTTGGCGAGGCGGCACTCATTCGAGAACGCACCAGAGCACCTCAAGAACACCTCTTTCCAGGGCACCGGCCGTCCCCACCCGGCCTTCTTCAGGCCTTGA